One part of the Zymomonas mobilis subsp. pomaceae ATCC 29192 genome encodes these proteins:
- a CDS encoding aspartate aminotransferase family protein — translation MTSRSTIMDTNSFREEHAAGLDEATRSLTKRRQNLLGASYRLFYRRPVHLVRGKGAYLWDREGEKYLDVYNNVASIGHCHPAVIEAVQQQMGKLNTHTRYLHETILDYSESILATMPDEINRAMYMCTGSEANDLAMRIAHAWSGGTGIIVTQEAYHGTSALTSGASPALGSGQALAATTRLVSAPDHYRLQGQDAGAWFAAEMQKQIDDMKAHGIKFAGFMADSIFSSDGVFPGEAGFLKPSIDVVHRNGGIFIADEVQPGFARTGESFWGFGRHGLVPDVITTGKPMGNGIPVSGLFARQEVMEAFSNHVPYFNTFGGNPVSMAAASAVLDVIKTEKLQEHTQKVGSQLLAELRTLQDKHDAVGDVRGAGLFIGFELVKDRTTREPDKALALDLIEALRDEHILTSVAGPYGNVLKLRPPLAFQSGDIDWLTGALDRSLTRLGH, via the coding sequence GTGACAAGTCGTTCGACCATTATGGATACGAACAGTTTTCGGGAAGAGCATGCTGCCGGTCTGGATGAAGCAACGCGTTCCTTAACAAAACGCCGTCAAAATCTGTTGGGAGCCTCTTACCGTCTCTTTTATCGTCGCCCTGTCCATTTGGTCCGCGGAAAAGGGGCCTATCTTTGGGATAGAGAGGGAGAAAAATATCTGGATGTTTATAATAATGTTGCCAGTATTGGACATTGTCATCCAGCCGTCATTGAAGCTGTCCAGCAACAAATGGGCAAACTGAATACCCATACCCGTTATTTGCACGAGACAATTCTTGATTATTCAGAATCCATCTTGGCAACGATGCCAGATGAGATCAATCGTGCCATGTACATGTGTACGGGTTCAGAAGCTAACGATCTGGCGATGCGTATTGCCCATGCTTGGTCAGGTGGAACCGGTATCATTGTGACACAAGAAGCGTATCATGGCACGAGCGCTTTGACATCTGGGGCCTCCCCAGCGCTAGGCAGTGGGCAGGCCCTTGCCGCTACTACTCGTCTTGTATCAGCGCCAGACCATTACCGCTTACAAGGGCAAGATGCGGGTGCATGGTTTGCGGCCGAAATGCAAAAACAAATTGATGATATGAAGGCCCATGGCATCAAATTTGCTGGATTTATGGCGGATTCTATTTTTTCATCCGATGGCGTTTTTCCCGGTGAAGCAGGATTTTTAAAACCCTCTATTGATGTTGTACATCGTAATGGCGGAATTTTCATTGCCGATGAAGTTCAGCCCGGTTTCGCGCGAACGGGTGAATCTTTTTGGGGATTCGGGCGCCATGGTTTGGTTCCTGACGTAATAACAACGGGAAAACCCATGGGCAATGGTATTCCTGTATCGGGCCTTTTTGCTCGTCAGGAGGTGATGGAAGCTTTCAGTAACCATGTCCCCTATTTCAATACATTTGGCGGAAATCCGGTTTCAATGGCGGCGGCCAGTGCCGTTCTTGATGTTATTAAAACAGAAAAACTTCAAGAGCATACGCAAAAGGTAGGAAGTCAATTGCTTGCCGAACTACGTACCTTGCAAGACAAGCATGACGCTGTTGGGGATGTTCGCGGTGCCGGTCTTTTTATCGGATTTGAATTAGTCAAAGATCGGACGACGAGAGAACCGGATAAGGCGCTAGCTTTAGATCTTATTGAGGCGCTGCGTGATGAGCATATTTTGACATCGGTTGCGGGTCCTTATGGCAATGTTTTGAAACTGCGCCCGCCTCTCGCCTTTCAATCGGGAGATATTGACTGGCTGACGGGGGCTCTTGATCGGAGTCTAACGCGTTTAGGCCATTAG
- a CDS encoding phosphotransferase enzyme family protein: MNSRHADHLSTLVLSQLASQAMNAYSSAYQGKIRLLTRSENATFHIATPSGTSYALRLHRPHYHDKQNIAGELAWLSALQQDMGLTVPQPIADNNGEKIQTLQAPDGTSRYAVLFNWVDGEMPTANLDPTLFQQLGEITAHLHRHSRQWEKSKDFSRLVWDHESMVGPDAHWGDWHITPGLDKEDIAIMDKAIENIGQSLKVFGKSASRYGLIHADLRLTNILLHEGTTRVIDFDDCGTGWFLHDLAAAISFEEHHPSAPLWVENWLKGYERVQPLSKEEINILPALFIQRRIQMTAWVGSHADTDMARSLGKDWLAHTVRLCRRYLEGDKMPIGA; encoded by the coding sequence ATGAATTCCAGACATGCCGATCATCTTAGTACGCTGGTTCTTTCTCAACTCGCGTCACAGGCTATGAATGCTTATTCTAGTGCCTATCAAGGAAAAATCCGTCTCTTAACCCGTTCGGAAAATGCTACTTTTCATATCGCTACGCCCTCAGGCACTTCTTATGCACTCCGTCTTCATCGCCCGCATTATCATGACAAACAAAATATCGCCGGAGAATTAGCCTGGTTAAGCGCGTTACAACAGGACATGGGATTGACCGTTCCACAGCCGATTGCAGATAATAACGGAGAAAAAATTCAAACGCTTCAGGCACCGGATGGCACTAGCCGCTATGCTGTCCTTTTCAACTGGGTGGACGGCGAAATGCCAACCGCCAATCTTGATCCTACTTTATTTCAACAGCTTGGAGAAATCACGGCCCATCTTCATCGTCATAGCCGACAATGGGAAAAATCCAAGGATTTCAGTCGTCTGGTTTGGGATCATGAAAGCATGGTGGGGCCTGATGCCCATTGGGGCGATTGGCATATAACCCCCGGCCTTGATAAAGAAGACATAGCCATCATGGATAAAGCTATAGAGAATATTGGCCAATCCTTAAAAGTCTTTGGTAAATCCGCTTCTCGCTACGGACTTATCCATGCCGATTTAAGATTGACGAATATACTTCTTCACGAAGGCACCACAAGAGTCATTGATTTTGACGATTGTGGAACAGGATGGTTTTTGCATGATCTGGCGGCGGCCATCAGTTTTGAAGAGCATCATCCTAGCGCCCCTCTATGGGTAGAAAACTGGCTCAAAGGTTATGAACGGGTTCAGCCCCTTTCCAAAGAAGAGATTAATATTCTTCCCGCTCTCTTCATCCAAAGACGGATACAGATGACAGCTTGGGTGGGATCCCATGCCGATACTGATATGGCGCGTAGTTTGGGAAAAGACTGGCTGGCACATACCGTTCGTCTGTGCCGCCGCTATTTGGAAGGGGATAAAATGCCTATAGGCGCTTGA